A stretch of the Candidatus Margulisiibacteriota bacterium genome encodes the following:
- the nikR gene encoding nickel-responsive transcriptional regulator NikR, with product MDKVIRYGISIDKELQQQFDGYIHNKGYSNRSEAIRDLIREKIISEEHRDLQSQARGSISLVYDHHVPELSSKLTDIQHNFQGSIISSMHVHLDHHNCMEVIVVKGSIKELEQLSNALSIIKGVKTGKLTLIY from the coding sequence ATGGATAAGGTTATTCGTTATGGCATTTCAATAGATAAAGAGCTGCAGCAGCAGTTTGACGGTTATATTCATAACAAGGGATACAGTAATCGTTCGGAAGCAATAAGAGATTTAATACGAGAAAAAATTATTTCCGAAGAACACCGGGACTTGCAATCTCAGGCCAGGGGTTCAATCAGCCTGGTTTATGACCATCATGTGCCGGAATTGTCGAGCAAATTGACCGATATTCAACACAATTTTCAGGGTTCTATTATTTCTTCCATGCATGTTCATTTAGATCATCACAACTGTATGGAAGTAATTGTGGTAAAGGGATCGATCAAAGAACTCGAACAGTTATCCAATGCCCTGTCCATCATAAAAGGTGTTAAGACCGGCAAGTTAACCCTGATTTATTAA
- the cbiM gene encoding cobalt transporter CbiM gives MHIPDGYLSPSTCAAFYGAMVPVWMTASYKVKQSLKARQVPYLAIGAAFSFVIMMFNIPIPGGSTGHAVGGSLVAILLGPWAACIAITVALVIQALLFGDGGITAIGANCFNMAFVLPFAGYFVYKLLSGKSTPGSKRRVFSAGIGAYAGICLAAAIAGLEFGIQPLLFHTASGQALYSPYGIKVAVTAMAGEHLILFGWVEAIVTALVINYLQKHDDVFTGEPS, from the coding sequence ATGCATATACCTGATGGCTATCTGAGCCCATCAACCTGCGCGGCATTTTATGGCGCCATGGTCCCGGTATGGATGACCGCGTCCTACAAGGTGAAACAAAGCTTGAAAGCGAGACAAGTGCCCTATTTGGCAATCGGGGCCGCGTTCAGCTTTGTAATTATGATGTTCAATATACCGATACCGGGAGGATCAACCGGTCATGCGGTTGGCGGAAGTTTGGTGGCAATTTTGTTAGGGCCCTGGGCTGCGTGTATCGCGATTACTGTCGCGCTGGTCATTCAGGCCCTTTTGTTCGGGGACGGAGGAATAACCGCTATTGGCGCGAATTGTTTCAATATGGCGTTCGTACTTCCGTTCGCAGGCTATTTTGTTTACAAGCTGCTGAGCGGGAAGTCTACGCCCGGCTCAAAACGACGAGTGTTTTCTGCCGGTATCGGCGCTTATGCGGGTATTTGTCTGGCAGCGGCTATAGCGGGCCTTGAGTTCGGCATACAACCGCTGCTGTTTCATACAGCTTCCGGTCAAGCGTTATATAGTCCTTATGGAATAAAGGTTGCTGTGACTGCGATGGCAGGCGAACACCTGATTTTATTCGGCTGGGTAGAGGCAATCGTAACCGCGCTGGTAATTAACTATCTTCAAAAACATGACGATGTATTCACAGGAGAACCATCATGA
- a CDS encoding PDGLE domain-containing protein produces the protein MNQIKKLWIGLGIFAALCPLGLILPAHFKAGDAWGEWGPETIQKLAGYVPSGFAKLSELWKAPLPDYSFIGWEEKPLQLLGFSYIVSAVVGIAAVAVITYAIGKFLKRKENQGEL, from the coding sequence ATGAACCAAATTAAAAAACTATGGATCGGTCTGGGAATATTTGCTGCATTGTGTCCCTTAGGATTAATTTTACCTGCTCATTTTAAAGCCGGTGACGCCTGGGGTGAATGGGGTCCTGAAACCATACAAAAGCTTGCAGGATATGTACCTTCCGGGTTTGCGAAACTCTCGGAACTATGGAAGGCCCCGCTTCCGGATTACAGCTTTATCGGATGGGAAGAGAAGCCTCTTCAACTGCTTGGCTTTTCATATATTGTGTCGGCAGTTGTTGGCATAGCGGCGGTAGCGGTAATAACTTACGCAATAGGCAAATTTCTCAAAAGAAAAGAAAACCAAGGAGAATTATGA
- the cbiQ gene encoding cobalt ECF transporter T component CbiQ has protein sequence MVFRSIKLPLRKHDFLEGSILGAISFIKEATLYEEYAARPAFLQTLDPRIKVVSFLFLLMLAVLLKNNVLIGCIYCFCLMLTFIADIPLLFFLGRTWLFIPLFSLFMVFPSLFSFITPGASLWSMNLGGVTLSITKSGLAGALLFVTRIATTVSLVVLLSLTTRHTELLKVLRTFRVPQIFVMTLSMCYRYIYLYATIVENSFTAIKSRVGKVTQHKRGQRLVTGSMATTWRRSVRMSEEIYNAMLSRGYTGNPVILTQHQTKIADWLWLPGVIIFGLILMKLEYQW, from the coding sequence ATGGTATTTCGCAGTATAAAACTCCCCCTCCGGAAACATGATTTTCTGGAGGGGTCTATCCTTGGCGCGATTTCTTTTATTAAAGAAGCCACACTTTACGAGGAATATGCTGCTCGCCCTGCTTTTCTCCAGACGCTTGACCCGCGTATTAAGGTAGTATCGTTTTTGTTTTTACTTATGCTTGCTGTTCTTTTGAAGAACAATGTTCTTATCGGATGTATCTACTGCTTTTGCCTCATGCTCACCTTTATCGCGGATATTCCCCTGCTGTTTTTTCTTGGAAGAACCTGGCTGTTTATTCCTTTATTTTCTCTGTTCATGGTATTTCCCTCTCTCTTCAGTTTTATAACACCGGGAGCAAGTCTCTGGTCAATGAACCTGGGGGGAGTAACTCTATCCATAACCAAATCAGGACTAGCGGGGGCATTATTGTTTGTCACACGTATCGCGACGACTGTTTCATTGGTGGTTTTACTTTCTCTGACAACACGTCATACTGAACTGCTCAAGGTACTTCGTACTTTTAGGGTACCCCAAATCTTTGTGATGACATTATCCATGTGTTACCGGTACATCTATCTTTACGCAACCATTGTTGAAAATAGCTTCACAGCTATTAAGAGCCGGGTAGGCAAGGTGACTCAGCACAAACGAGGTCAACGGCTTGTAACCGGGAGTATGGCTACAACCTGGAGACGTTCGGTACGTATGAGCGAAGAAATATATAACGCCATGCTGTCCCGAGGCTACACCGGGAACCCTGTTATATTGACACAGCATCAGACAAAGATTGCAGATTGGCTTTGGCTGCCGGGAGTCATTATATTTGGTCTGATCCTGATGAAATTGGAGTATCAATGGTAA
- a CDS encoding ABC transporter ATP-binding protein has product MVKQPLFQLRDVSYAYPGKQIALSHINLNIHQGEKLAVIGANGTGKSTLLSLLDGLIFPYEGSCAFLGSSLTEESLNKNPFEFRKKVGLVFQNADIQLFCSTVQEDIAFGPLNLGVDKKVVQERIRLLAKILDIEHLLHRVPFQLSIGEKRKVSIASVLAIEPDVLLLDEPTAGLDPHTVRHIIDLIHKANEQGKTIITATHDMQIVNEIADKVIVFGRNNSIIRNGPVEEILHDREFLENNNLVHIHKHISKGKPHIHPHEN; this is encoded by the coding sequence ATGGTAAAACAACCGCTGTTTCAGTTAAGGGATGTAAGTTACGCATATCCAGGCAAACAAATCGCGCTGAGCCATATCAATCTGAATATTCATCAGGGCGAAAAACTGGCCGTTATCGGTGCTAACGGGACCGGGAAATCAACGCTGCTCAGTTTGCTGGATGGTCTGATATTTCCTTATGAAGGCAGCTGCGCTTTCCTGGGGAGCTCATTAACAGAAGAAAGTCTTAATAAAAATCCTTTTGAATTTCGTAAAAAAGTGGGGCTGGTTTTCCAAAATGCGGATATTCAACTATTTTGCTCCACTGTTCAGGAAGATATTGCGTTCGGTCCGCTTAATCTGGGTGTTGATAAAAAGGTTGTTCAGGAACGTATTCGGTTGTTAGCAAAAATACTGGACATCGAACATTTACTTCATCGGGTCCCATTTCAACTGAGCATCGGAGAAAAACGAAAAGTGTCCATTGCCTCTGTCCTGGCTATTGAACCGGATGTGTTGCTGCTGGATGAGCCGACAGCAGGGCTTGATCCTCATACTGTCAGGCATATTATTGACCTTATCCATAAAGCTAATGAACAGGGCAAAACAATTATTACGGCGACACATGATATGCAGATTGTAAATGAAATAGCTGATAAGGTGATAGTGTTCGGAAGGAATAACTCCATCATTCGTAACGGTCCGGTTGAAGAAATATTGCACGACCGGGAGTTCCTGGAAAATAACAATCTCGTACATATTCACAAACATATCAGTAAGGGAAAGCCGCATATACATCCTCATGAAAATTGA
- a CDS encoding HAD family hydrolase: MQALAIIFDLDGTLLDTLDDIADSMNAALSTCGFPLHPVGAYRDFIGEGLDTLVRRALPEPHRDPETVQRCLQQMRHVYGSNYAVKTRPYPGIDLLLTELRQRNIKLAVLSNKLDEFTRIMINKYFPAHHFESVWGARVDVPIKPDPAAALSIAADLQLAPGQIIFAGDSLIDIQTARNAGNIPAACLWGYTSAAVLRAAGVNILLEKPVDLLNYINIV; the protein is encoded by the coding sequence ATGCAGGCGTTAGCAATTATTTTTGACTTGGACGGCACTTTGCTTGATACTCTTGATGACATTGCCGATTCCATGAACGCCGCTTTGAGTACTTGCGGTTTTCCGCTGCATCCGGTAGGGGCTTATCGCGATTTTATAGGTGAAGGGCTGGACACACTGGTCCGTCGCGCTTTGCCCGAACCGCACAGGGATCCGGAAACCGTGCAGCGGTGTCTGCAGCAAATGCGTCATGTTTATGGCAGCAATTATGCTGTTAAGACCAGGCCTTATCCGGGGATTGACCTTCTGCTCACAGAACTGCGGCAAAGAAACATAAAGCTGGCTGTGCTTTCCAACAAACTGGATGAGTTTACCAGAATAATGATCAACAAATATTTTCCGGCTCATCATTTTGAGTCCGTATGGGGAGCCAGAGTAGATGTACCTATCAAGCCCGACCCTGCAGCTGCTCTGAGCATTGCCGCGGATTTGCAGCTTGCGCCCGGCCAAATAATCTTTGCCGGAGACAGCCTTATTGATATCCAAACAGCCCGTAACGCCGGCAATATTCCTGCCGCGTGTCTTTGGGGCTATACATCTGCCGCCGTGCTGCGGGCCGCAGGTGTAAATATATTGTTAGAAAAACCGGTTGACCTGTTGAACTATATAAATATAGTGTGA
- a CDS encoding class I SAM-dependent methyltransferase encodes MLSEDQYADSAKYEARLYINRKFKTNPQSKFKWIFEHFPQKENLRVLELGCGTGLFWLANRNEIPPGWQIILSDYSAGMLEVTRKTLSNLRQKFEYRVVNAEDIDSPDKEFDIILANNMLYHLDNRSKALADIYRVLKDDGVFVASTMGKMDMWELNLLLKDFLAKQNREYSSGEFAFSLENGQAQLQPFFPNVTLYRFEDRLKIDEAQAIINYYLSFNNMREGLVVLKTEEVEPFRDYLNKILGERKIIEVTKDSGMFLCRR; translated from the coding sequence ATGTTAAGTGAAGATCAATATGCTGATTCGGCTAAATACGAGGCCCGTCTTTATATAAACCGTAAATTCAAGACCAATCCCCAGTCCAAGTTTAAATGGATATTCGAGCATTTTCCTCAGAAGGAAAATCTGCGGGTGTTGGAATTAGGCTGCGGCACTGGATTGTTCTGGCTGGCTAACCGTAACGAGATACCGCCGGGCTGGCAAATAATACTTTCGGATTATTCCGCTGGAATGCTGGAAGTTACCCGCAAAACTTTATCCAACCTGCGTCAGAAATTTGAATACCGGGTAGTAAATGCCGAGGACATAGATTCGCCGGACAAAGAGTTTGATATCATCCTGGCCAACAATATGCTTTATCATCTAGACAATCGTTCCAAAGCCCTGGCCGATATTTACAGGGTACTAAAAGATGACGGGGTATTTGTGGCTTCCACCATGGGCAAAATGGACATGTGGGAACTGAACTTGCTCTTAAAAGATTTTCTGGCCAAACAAAACCGCGAGTACAGCTCCGGAGAATTCGCTTTTTCGCTGGAGAACGGTCAGGCCCAGTTGCAACCATTTTTTCCCAATGTAACGTTATACAGGTTCGAGGACAGGCTCAAAATAGACGAAGCCCAGGCTATAATTAATTATTATTTATCTTTTAACAACATGCGCGAAGGTCTTGTTGTATTAAAAACCGAAGAGGTGGAACCTTTTCGCGACTACCTGAATAAGATACTGGGAGAACGCAAAATAATTGAGGTAACCAAAGATTCCGGAATGTTTTTATGCAGGCGTTAG
- a CDS encoding EF-hand domain-containing protein, translated as MVNDISSSASDMAARMWSQMLKNDTDGDSKLSRTEMEQMAANMPASKSGEGPGMDQMFAEADTDGDGSISKDEFASMMKNHKPPEGAGGKGGPGGEGGVQGGASAATSSKSLSKAFSAIDTNQDGKISQQELEAYLLKQLEKSQNDGTSSATSSANLDTESDNDDTGSSTLTVTA; from the coding sequence ATGGTAAATGATATCAGTTCTTCGGCCAGCGATATGGCAGCCAGGATGTGGAGCCAGATGCTGAAAAACGATACGGACGGAGACAGCAAACTGAGCCGGACGGAAATGGAGCAGATGGCCGCTAATATGCCGGCGTCCAAATCCGGTGAAGGTCCGGGTATGGACCAGATGTTTGCTGAAGCCGACACCGACGGAGATGGTTCTATTTCCAAAGATGAGTTTGCCAGCATGATGAAAAATCATAAACCGCCTGAGGGTGCAGGCGGCAAAGGTGGACCGGGAGGTGAGGGCGGAGTTCAGGGGGGGGCTTCCGCCGCTACTTCGTCTAAGTCGCTCAGCAAAGCTTTTTCCGCTATCGATACCAATCAGGACGGCAAAATCAGCCAGCAGGAACTGGAAGCCTACCTGCTGAAACAGCTTGAAAAAAGTCAAAACGACGGCACAAGTTCCGCTACTTCGTCTGCAAACCTGGACACTGAGTCCGATAACGACGATACAGGGTCTTCCACCCTTACGGTAACAGCCTGA